The following coding sequences are from one Triticum dicoccoides isolate Atlit2015 ecotype Zavitan chromosome 4A, WEW_v2.0, whole genome shotgun sequence window:
- the LOC119286208 gene encoding protein ZINC INDUCED FACILITATOR-LIKE 1-like isoform X2 yields the protein MAAANGEEEGTSPLLSKEEERRYHPGCPGCDHDRRKELRTGLPYKEFSYVWMICLTTALPISSLFPFLYFMIRDLHVAKRTEDIGFYAGFVGASFMFGRCLTSTLWGIAADRIGRKPVVMFGILSVVIFNTLFGLSVTYWMAIAARFLLGALNGLLGPMKAYAIEVCRPEHEPLALSLVSTAWGIGLIIGPALGGYLALPAEKYPNIFSPDSLFGRFPYFLPCLCTSVFAAIVLISCIWMPETLHKHKVSDDGNQSVEALEAHLIDPKEEVGQSNISNTKKSLFKNWPLMSSIIVYCIFSFHDMAYTEVFSLWAESERKYGGLSLSSEDVGQTLAITGASLLVYQLFMYPSIIQVLGPIKSSQIAAVLCIPILFAYPYMTYLSGPGLSIVLNIASVIKNNLGVTIITGTFILQNNAVPQNQRGAANGLAMTGMSFFKAVAPAGAGIVFSWAQKRQHAFFFPGDQMVFFLLNIIELLGLVLTFRPFLAVPEQYERN from the exons ATGGCGGCGGCCAATGGGGAGGAGGAGGGGACTTCGCCGCTGCTGAGCAAGGAGGAGGAGCGCCGGTACCACCCGGGCTGCCCGGGCTGCGACCACGACCGGAGGAAGGAGCTCCGCACCGGGCTGCCGTACAAGGAATTCTCCTACGTTTGGATGATCTGTCTTACCACCG CTTTACCAATATCGTCACTGTTCCCCTTCTTGTATTTCATG ATAAGAGATTTGCATGTTGCAAAAAGAACAGAAGATATTGGGTTCTATGCTGGATTTGTAG GTGCTTCTTTTATGTTTGGTAGATGTTTGACTTCAACTCTTTGGGGAATAGCAGCAGATCGTATTGGGAGGAAGCCTGTTGTTATGTTTGGCATTCTCTCTGT GGTAATATTTAATACTTTGTTTGGGCTTAGCGTCACATATTGGATGGCAATAGCTGCAAGGTTTCTCCTTGGCGCTTTAAATGGCTTACTTGGACCAATGAAG GCTTATGCTATTGAAGTTTGCCGACCTGAACATGAACCTCTAGCACTATCACTT GTCAGCACGGCATGGGGAATAGGTCTCATCATTGGTCCTGCTCTTGGAGGCTACCTTGCACTG CCTGCAGAAAAATACCCAAATATATTTTCGCCTGACTCATTATTTGGAAG GTTCCCGTACTTCTTACCATGCTTATGCACATCAGTCTTTGCTGCCATTGTTCTGATAAGCTGCATATGGATGCCG GAGACGTTACACAAGCATAAAGTCAGTGATGATGGAAATCAAAGTGTTGAAGCTTTGGAGGCCCATCTGATTGATCCAAAAGAGGAGGTTGGACAAAGTAATATTTCGAATACCAAGAAGAGCTTATTCAAGAATTGGCCATTGATGTCATCTATAATTGTTTATTGCATCTTCTCCTTCCACGACATGGCTTATACAGAG GTGTTCTCTCTATGGGCTGAAAGTGAGAGGAAGTATGGTGGACTGAGTTTATCATCTGAAGATGTAGGTCAAACACTTGCAATTACAG GTGCCAGTCTTCTTGTGTATCAACTATTTATGTACCCATCCATCATTCAAGTTCTTGGACCTATCAAATCTTCTCAGATCGCAGCT GTTCTGTGCATACCTATTCTCTTTGCCTACCCCTATATGACGTACCTGTCAGGACCTGGATTATCGATCGTACTGAATATTGCATCAGTCATAAAAAATAATCTTGGT GTTACCATCATCACAGGCACTTTCATCCTTCAAAACAATGCAGTG CCTCAGAACCAAAGAGGAGCAGCAAATGGATTAGCCATGACTGGAATGTCCTTTTTCAAGGCAGTTGCCCCTGCAGGTGCTGGCATTGT GTTCTCGTGGGCGCAGAAACGCCAGCATGCTTTCTTCTTTCCAG GTGATCAGATGGTGTTCTTTCTGCTGAACATCATCGAGCTCCTTGGACTTGTCCTCACATTCAGACCCTTCCTGGCCGTGCCAGAGCAGTATGAAAGAAACTAG
- the LOC119286208 gene encoding protein ZINC INDUCED FACILITATOR-LIKE 1-like isoform X3: MEEQGRNGRAAAAESSVPLLEKKADGVLYVEGCPGCAVDRRKAANPGIPYGTFIYVWTVTLCTGVGRVPFHCLACLQTMAAANGEEEGTSPLLSKEEERRYHPGCPGCDHDRRKELRTGLPYKEFSYVWMICLTTALPISSLFPFLYFMIRDLHVAKRTEDIGFYAGFVGASFMFGRCLTSTLWGIAADRIGRKPVVMFGILSVVIFNTLFGLSVTYWMAIAARFLLGALNGLLGPMKAYAIEVCRPEHEPLALSLVSTAWGIGLIIGPALGGYLALPAEKYPNIFSPDSLFGRFPYFLPCLCTSVFAAIVLISCIWMPETLHKHKVSDDGNQSVEALEAHLIDPKEEVGQSNISNTKKSLFKNWPLMSSIIVYCIFSFHDMAYTEVFSLWAESERKYGGLSLSSEDVGQTLAITGASLLVYQLFMYPSIIQVLGPIKSSQIAAVLCIPILFAYPYMTYLSGPGLSIVLNIASVIKNNLGVTIITGTFILQNNAVPQNQRGAANGLAMTGMSFFKAVAPAGAGIVFSWAQKRQHAFFFPGDQMVFFLLNIIELLGLVLTFRPFLAVPEQYERN; encoded by the exons TACGGCACCTTCATCTACGTCTGGACCGTCACCCTCTGCACCG gggtggggagggttccaTTCCATTGCCTTGCCTGCCTGCAAACAATGGCGGCGGCCAATGGGGAGGAGGAGGGGACTTCGCCGCTGCTGAGCAAGGAGGAGGAGCGCCGGTACCACCCGGGCTGCCCGGGCTGCGACCACGACCGGAGGAAGGAGCTCCGCACCGGGCTGCCGTACAAGGAATTCTCCTACGTTTGGATGATCTGTCTTACCACCG CTTTACCAATATCGTCACTGTTCCCCTTCTTGTATTTCATG ATAAGAGATTTGCATGTTGCAAAAAGAACAGAAGATATTGGGTTCTATGCTGGATTTGTAG GTGCTTCTTTTATGTTTGGTAGATGTTTGACTTCAACTCTTTGGGGAATAGCAGCAGATCGTATTGGGAGGAAGCCTGTTGTTATGTTTGGCATTCTCTCTGT GGTAATATTTAATACTTTGTTTGGGCTTAGCGTCACATATTGGATGGCAATAGCTGCAAGGTTTCTCCTTGGCGCTTTAAATGGCTTACTTGGACCAATGAAG GCTTATGCTATTGAAGTTTGCCGACCTGAACATGAACCTCTAGCACTATCACTT GTCAGCACGGCATGGGGAATAGGTCTCATCATTGGTCCTGCTCTTGGAGGCTACCTTGCACTG CCTGCAGAAAAATACCCAAATATATTTTCGCCTGACTCATTATTTGGAAG GTTCCCGTACTTCTTACCATGCTTATGCACATCAGTCTTTGCTGCCATTGTTCTGATAAGCTGCATATGGATGCCG GAGACGTTACACAAGCATAAAGTCAGTGATGATGGAAATCAAAGTGTTGAAGCTTTGGAGGCCCATCTGATTGATCCAAAAGAGGAGGTTGGACAAAGTAATATTTCGAATACCAAGAAGAGCTTATTCAAGAATTGGCCATTGATGTCATCTATAATTGTTTATTGCATCTTCTCCTTCCACGACATGGCTTATACAGAG GTGTTCTCTCTATGGGCTGAAAGTGAGAGGAAGTATGGTGGACTGAGTTTATCATCTGAAGATGTAGGTCAAACACTTGCAATTACAG GTGCCAGTCTTCTTGTGTATCAACTATTTATGTACCCATCCATCATTCAAGTTCTTGGACCTATCAAATCTTCTCAGATCGCAGCT GTTCTGTGCATACCTATTCTCTTTGCCTACCCCTATATGACGTACCTGTCAGGACCTGGATTATCGATCGTACTGAATATTGCATCAGTCATAAAAAATAATCTTGGT GTTACCATCATCACAGGCACTTTCATCCTTCAAAACAATGCAGTG CCTCAGAACCAAAGAGGAGCAGCAAATGGATTAGCCATGACTGGAATGTCCTTTTTCAAGGCAGTTGCCCCTGCAGGTGCTGGCATTGT GTTCTCGTGGGCGCAGAAACGCCAGCATGCTTTCTTCTTTCCAG GTGATCAGATGGTGTTCTTTCTGCTGAACATCATCGAGCTCCTTGGACTTGTCCTCACATTCAGACCCTTCCTGGCCGTGCCAGAGCAGTATGAAAGAAACTAG
- the LOC119286208 gene encoding protein ZINC INDUCED FACILITATOR-LIKE 1-like isoform X1, with the protein MEEQGRNGRAAAAESSVPLLEKKADGVLYVEGCPGCAVDRRKAANPGIPYGTFIYVWTVTLCTALPISSLFPFLYFMIRDLHVAKRTEDIGFYAGFVGASFMFGRCLTSTLWGIAADRIGRKPVVMFGILSVVIFNTLFGLSVTYWMAIAARFLLGALNGLLGPMKAYAIEVCRPEHEPLALSLVSTAWGIGLIIGPALGGYLALPAEKYPNIFSPDSLFGRFPYFLPCLCTSVFAAIVLISCIWMPETLHKHKVSDDGNQSVEALEAHLIDPKEEVGQSNISNTKKSLFKNWPLMSSIIVYCIFSFHDMAYTEVFSLWAESERKYGGLSLSSEDVGQTLAITGASLLVYQLFMYPSIIQVLGPIKSSQIAAVLCIPILFAYPYMTYLSGPGLSIVLNIASVIKNNLGVTIITGTFILQNNAVPQNQRGAANGLAMTGMSFFKAVAPAGAGIVFSWAQKRQHAFFFPGDQMVFFLLNIIELLGLVLTFRPFLAVPEQYERN; encoded by the exons TACGGCACCTTCATCTACGTCTGGACCGTCACCCTCTGCACCG CTTTACCAATATCGTCACTGTTCCCCTTCTTGTATTTCATG ATAAGAGATTTGCATGTTGCAAAAAGAACAGAAGATATTGGGTTCTATGCTGGATTTGTAG GTGCTTCTTTTATGTTTGGTAGATGTTTGACTTCAACTCTTTGGGGAATAGCAGCAGATCGTATTGGGAGGAAGCCTGTTGTTATGTTTGGCATTCTCTCTGT GGTAATATTTAATACTTTGTTTGGGCTTAGCGTCACATATTGGATGGCAATAGCTGCAAGGTTTCTCCTTGGCGCTTTAAATGGCTTACTTGGACCAATGAAG GCTTATGCTATTGAAGTTTGCCGACCTGAACATGAACCTCTAGCACTATCACTT GTCAGCACGGCATGGGGAATAGGTCTCATCATTGGTCCTGCTCTTGGAGGCTACCTTGCACTG CCTGCAGAAAAATACCCAAATATATTTTCGCCTGACTCATTATTTGGAAG GTTCCCGTACTTCTTACCATGCTTATGCACATCAGTCTTTGCTGCCATTGTTCTGATAAGCTGCATATGGATGCCG GAGACGTTACACAAGCATAAAGTCAGTGATGATGGAAATCAAAGTGTTGAAGCTTTGGAGGCCCATCTGATTGATCCAAAAGAGGAGGTTGGACAAAGTAATATTTCGAATACCAAGAAGAGCTTATTCAAGAATTGGCCATTGATGTCATCTATAATTGTTTATTGCATCTTCTCCTTCCACGACATGGCTTATACAGAG GTGTTCTCTCTATGGGCTGAAAGTGAGAGGAAGTATGGTGGACTGAGTTTATCATCTGAAGATGTAGGTCAAACACTTGCAATTACAG GTGCCAGTCTTCTTGTGTATCAACTATTTATGTACCCATCCATCATTCAAGTTCTTGGACCTATCAAATCTTCTCAGATCGCAGCT GTTCTGTGCATACCTATTCTCTTTGCCTACCCCTATATGACGTACCTGTCAGGACCTGGATTATCGATCGTACTGAATATTGCATCAGTCATAAAAAATAATCTTGGT GTTACCATCATCACAGGCACTTTCATCCTTCAAAACAATGCAGTG CCTCAGAACCAAAGAGGAGCAGCAAATGGATTAGCCATGACTGGAATGTCCTTTTTCAAGGCAGTTGCCCCTGCAGGTGCTGGCATTGT GTTCTCGTGGGCGCAGAAACGCCAGCATGCTTTCTTCTTTCCAG GTGATCAGATGGTGTTCTTTCTGCTGAACATCATCGAGCTCCTTGGACTTGTCCTCACATTCAGACCCTTCCTGGCCGTGCCAGAGCAGTATGAAAGAAACTAG